A portion of the Apis mellifera strain DH4 linkage group LG6, Amel_HAv3.1, whole genome shotgun sequence genome contains these proteins:
- the LOC102655213 gene encoding uncharacterized protein LOC102655213 yields MIIMMKIKVTTHLGDSESHGEQKIQYHFPTPIVRAHAKRYEDTANPFKREQRVNVGEQLSKRQTTLVHKGGIKHPASNHDPAKRSRSIRFVDGTTAERKLIV; encoded by the exons GTAACGACACACCTAGGCGACAGCGAATCGCACGGCGAACAAAAGATCCAATACCATTTCCCAACTCCCATTGTTCGGGCACACGCGAAACGGTACGAAGACACCGCAAATCCCTTCAAAAGGGAGCAGCGCGTCAATGTTGGTGAACAGTTATCGAAGCGTCAGACCACCTTGGTGCATAAAGGGGGCATTAAACATCCTGCGAGCAATCACGATCCAGCAAAGCGATCTAGGTCGATACGTTTCGTAG ATGGCACAACGGCGgaacgaaaattaatcgtgTGA